The DNA region TgcaacaggctgcccagggaagtggtggaagtcCCTGAAAGCATTCAAAAAACATGCAGACATGTTGGTTagggacatgggttagtggtgggcttgctaatgctgggttaatggttggactctgATCTTAAAGCTCTTTTCCAACAATAATGATTTCATGATTCTGTGCTATACCCCTGCACATAAACCAGCATTTTAACAGCATATCTATTTGAGTTGCAAGACCTCCTGAGCCAGAACACTGTGCaggtgcaggcagagcagccagagcctgcagcctcccacagcagagcaatcccaaggcaggaacagctccaCACCCGGGAGGgtgagctcagcccagccactCTTCACCactgtggagcagcagcatcccacaGAATGAAGGCTCCTGCTGCACGGGCTGGCAGGCACACAGCCAGAAGAGGCTGTGCTACACTGCAGCTATAAGATCTCAagggcacaggcagcccctGAAAATTGCACTGATTTCTAGCTGATGCACTCCTCTGAACCAGCCACAAGTGCTCTCAGCAAGTTCAGGACCTTGATGCCTTTGCTGAGCTCAGATTTGTTCAGAGAGAAGTCGGATCATTCATTGAGGATCCCAAGTCCATTTTTTGTTGAGACAAAAGAGAAGGATCAGAAATGAGGTGcccacagcaccagcagtgccacataAGCTGCAGGAAAGGATACTGGCTCTATGAACTTTGTCCTGCCTCCCATGCCATCATAGCCCGTCCTCACCTAGGAGAGAGAAACAAatgagcctggagcagcacacagagccttGGCTACTTCTCCTCATGCTGGTTATGGGGAAGGGGGAGTCTCGCAGGCCCCAGCTTCTGGAGAGGGGTTAAAGGCACTTGGAAACACTCAGTACTTGTGCTAAGCCCTCTCTTTTGGAAAAAGACAGAGCCATGGGTTTTAACAAAGTTTGGGAATATTGGGCACTTTTTCAGATAAGTCGACCAAGGCTTAGGATTTTGTCCCTGGAATTGAGGAATACAAGAAGAATACCCTAAGCTCCAAGGAGGTGGAAGAATAGGACATTGAGAGCCACTTAGTCTGCTGCCAGGAAAGGAATGAGCATCTGtcatccctggagctctgcaggactgGGAAGTAGCCAGGTTGTGCTCTGAGATTTATTTTCCACACCCTGTGTGTGGCAAGGTAAAAGCCTCATTCACTTCCTCTTTCAGGGTCAGTTCAGGAcagaggtggcagtgccagccctgggcacactcACCAATTGGACAGTCATACTTACAGAGCCCATGTTCCTGTGGGAACCCAGCAAACCACCCGAAGATGGCTTCTTGGAGAGAAAAGAGTTCCTGATGAATGCTGGCAAGAGTCCTTTAAGAGCATCATCCTCCAGATCATCTGCCCCGTTCTGTCCCACAAAATAACAAGAAAAGCCCTTTAACCAGCACAATCTGCTGAATGGAATCCACATTCAGGCAGCACTGCTAACACAGACAGCTATTTAAGGTAATGGTTACTGCCATACCACACCAGGTTGAAAACTAGCAACTTCCAACCTCCCACTGGGGCTGATGTGGAACAGTGCCCAGGAGGCAGGACACTGCCACCAGCAAGCCTGGGCAAACGGCCACCTCAGCTGACCACAGAGCCCTTGTGGTCAGATCCAGTGGTATCTGGGGCAGAATCATCAGCGAGCACATGGGTCCCCaccctcccttctcctgcccagTTCCAGGAGGCCGGAGGCAGCAACAGTGTTTCTAGGAGACCATCAAGGAAAACACTTTGAAGCGCAGACTGCTTCTATAGATGGGCCACTCTACGGCCACAAGGGAGAAAATAGATTCTTTATTCCAAGCTTATTAACAGCAGAATCAAAGAGGCAACATAGAAAAATCAAGTTTAGTCCTTTTACCTCCACTGCTTCCTTCAGAACTTTCTTCGCCAGATTTACCACAGGAGGCCTGTAAGGAGCCCAAGGAGCAATCAGCAGAGATTTATTGTTCAAATGGAGCTGGCAAGGACAGACAAGGCCAAGCAAATGACGACAAAGCTTGCAGCACGCCAtcaggcagctggagagctaTCTGATCTCACACAGAAACTTCCAAAGCAGTGAGACTTTAATCTCCTTTAGAagcagaaagaggaaggaaaactcACGGCTTTTTATCCAGCTTCTGCCTTTTTGCGGGGCCgatgggagctgtgcagggctggtgtTCAGGGGTGGCCACATCGAATGTGGCATCCAGATTGATCTCATCGCTGTGGGCCGGGCGGTGGAGCTTTGGATGCTGCAGTTCcatgggagcagggctgcaagGCCAGGAAAAGCATCAGTCACTGAGCCACTGCCTGCCACccaggggaaggcagagctgcaccCCACAACACTGAGTACTCAGACAGCAagggcaccaggagcagagccccatTCTGCTTGCACATCAAAGAAAGGACAACCTGAACGCCAGAGTTTAAATTCTGTCCCAAATTACTGCTCCCCCTCAAATGCTGAGCACTGTGACaccagcacccagagcccaggaatCACACTGACACACTGCTGCTCCATGGACACAACCCAGCTTGCTCTACTGAGCTAATGGCACAGGCTCCTCAAGAAAGGCTGCATAAAAGCAGATGTCATTTTTCAGGCTAGATTCCTCTGCCTAGCTGAGATCTTTGGTCACCATACACCAGTGCATGCTCATCACATGGCCAACTCTATAGCCACAAGAAGAGCAGCTTCAGGGGTGTTTCCCAGACAGGGCACAGTGACAAAGTCTTTCTCAAAACCCAGGCCATTCCTCCACCCTCTCCTGACCCAAACTCTGAGACTTTTTCCACGCAAACCGAACATCATCTCGTCAGCCACAAGAAAAAGGATACAAGGAACAAAACCACCACACCTCTGCAACACCTGCCAGACTAGTACATCTCTGCTTTCTCAGTTAAACTGTCAACTCTGGCTTTGGACCTGTCCCCTTCATGCCTGTACTGTGTCTGAGGATGCAGCTCACTAACCTTTCCAAGACTAGCCGACTGAGTGTTTCCCTGGTTACAGATGGGACCTTCAGAGTATCCTGCAGGATGTCTATCTTTTTCTTCAAACTCtggagagaaaatggaaagcagCCAGTGAGATAAGGAAAAATTGAGCAGTAGATACTTTGCCCCTTTTCCATACTTCAACATCAGGTGGAGCTCAGAGGTAGGCTGGGAAATTTAGTCACTGAGCAAAAGCCAGCATAACTCCTGGCTTTGCAGCTGCAGACCAGCCTGCAGTAACTGGCACCTGGCCATGAAGAAAGATATTCTCACCAAGATCTCCTTGTCTGCATTCTTCAGATCtttctgtgtgctttttaaCTCCTCCTTTGTCTTGTCCAACTCTGAAGTAGTTTTTTGCAGCTAGAGAACACAACAAAATGTGGGTTACCTACCCTTACCTGGGTAAGAGGGactgcagagccctgagagagcagtgtgctctgcagcacatgCTACTTCCCCTGTTTAAGGGCTCCATTTTCCTGTGTCAGTCTGACCACCCTCTCCTGTACTAGTGCAGTGCAATCCAATCCCTACCCAATTCCACAAGCTGCCTGCAGAGGGATGTCCAGGGCTGCTTGCCCAGCATTTATGCCTCACGGCAAGAGTTTTTCCCTGCTCTAACACTTGGTGGCTGCATTCTGAATTCCTGCAGGACTTtggacacagcagagcacaggaatCACAAACCACAGGCTGGAGGATGgctgtgcatcagcagtgctggcacatgGACAAGGCTGATTCAACAGGGAAGCATGCCAGCAGCAGGGGTCAGGAAGTGGCCTGCTACCACTTCAGACACCTCAGAGGGTCCGGGAGCCTGGGCCAGCTCCCACACTGTGGGTACAGTCAGCTCTCTGGCAGCCAAGCCTGGAGCCCCTTGTGCACTGACTCGCATCCTCCTGACCCACACTGGCCACCACAGCTTGGGTCTgactcagccaggagcagcccaatTCCAGCACCAGAACCTTGTGGAGGAGttcacttccctggggagcacagcacagcaatcCAAAAACCTCCTTCTCCATTTGAGGGGACAGCAGCTATGGCTGAGTAACAGAAGTAGGCCAAATCcacccacagcttctcactTTGTTGGCTTAGACACAGGGATGCCCCAGGGAACACCTGTGCCTTGGGGAGTGAGGCTACACACACGCTTTTACAGGGATGCACTACCAGAACAAAGACAGCCCTGCCTGACCTGAGCTAACAGACCCCAGCCatgcctggagcagggggagcacagcagcagaggcttGTCAGTATCCCCAAACTCTGCACCAGCTCAGGACCAGCCCAGGCaggctctgtgcagggccacCTGTGTGTCCTCTCCGTGTTTTGGGAAGCTgtcctgcctgggcacagcatgATGTGGGAGCCCTGGCCGAGTTCAGCTGGCTGAATGCACAAGGCTGGGTGTGACTGGATGTGCCAAGCCAGAAGGAAGCCCTGCTCAACCAATACTGGCTCCAAACCCCTTCCCACTTCCTTAGGGGCCCAgttctgcagcaggaggagctggcagctgagtGCTCAGCAGTGTAGCTGGATGAAGGAATTGCTACTTCCAGAACCCAGTGGGAGCAGTGGAGcacctgtgtgctgctgccttccagcacAGGCTCCCTGCCAAACTCTGGCTGGCTCTGTACATgctgcccagcactgtccccagagACTGCCCTCCTGACAACAGTTGAGCTGTTTGCTCACCACATCACATCCtgacccaaaaaccccagcctggccctTCCACACACCTGTACCTATCAGCATGGGAGGGGGTCACTGCAGAGGCCTTGGGCCTCAGTTATGGACAGGGATCTACAGACCAGATGTCACCCTGGCAACTCACACTCTCCTTTACCTTACTATTGACAGAAAACAGCTcctttttcagcttctctgtcATCTCACCAGAGATCTTCCGAGCCTCCTTCAAATTCTCATATTCCCTACAAAGAGACCCAAAGAGTCACACTGTTTGTAAGGTAGCTGAGCCAGAACTTCTCAGAGACAAGCCAAAACCCTCAGATTGAAGCTCTGAACCTGCAGAGCCACCAGAGAAAACCCAGGAGACACAATGCCCTTTAAGGAACAAAGGTGAGTGAGTGTACTAACACTATCACACATTCCACTACACCATGGGGGAGAAGAAACCTGCATGGGGTCCCACGCCTGATTCCACCAGCAAAATGGGAACCAGAGACAGAGACGTTTTAGTTGCCagtaaaaaagacaaaacagagCACAGCCTCCATGCTGGCAGCAAACAGGGGACTTTGCTTTAAGTGACTTTTCAGAGACTTCACACTACTGGCCATGCACATTCATTCCCAATTACACCACAGGGACACTTGCCTCATTACAGCTTTGTACCAAAGCTGCAGTTATTCAGCTGCCATCAGAACAGACAcaaaaaaagctgtgttttttccccagcaggACCAGATGGATATCCAGGTagggaagggcagcagtggAGGCTTGCTTTGCCAGAGGCCACAGCTGcacagtgcagtgctgcagagggcACAACCCAGAGCTCTGCATCCACTTGCTTTCCCCCAGGCATgagaggaaagcagagggaataATTATCATCACTTCATAGGTGCACTGACGACTCTGGAGACAGTTCCCATGGTGACACACATGTCACTACAGTGACAAGAGGAACAGCTCAGTGTGACAGGCTCCAAACTAGGTCCCCAGGATCTGTCAGTCAAAGCCCAGTGGAAGCCCTTAGAGGTGGTGaaagccccacagagcccatgTGCCTGTTGGTGCTCAGCAGAGGGTTCTCCCTGGGCACTCCCAGGACAACAccagccagctgtgccaagcCTGCAGCACCTACTTTTTGAGGGAGACACAGTAGATTGCAAGCTGCTCCACCGCTGCCTGCCCAACTCCCATGTCTCTGATCATCTCCTCCACTTCTGAGCGCTGGCTCTGAAGCAACAGCTCGATCCtgcacaaaaaacccacaaacacaGACATACCCTCAGCTCATGAATCACAAACAGACCTGAAAAGAGACAAAAGCCCTGCCTCCCCCTTAAGGGGCTGGTGCAGCCTGAGCTCCTCCTGTAGGCACTCTGGGTGTCATGGGAGAAGAGAGACAGCTGCCTCACCTCAAGCAGGGCTTTTCActggggaaaagcagcactACTTGGACTAGAGAAGGGGCAGCTGCTCACACATACTGCACATGGAACTGATGCCCAGCTCTTGGTCCCTATAGCCCTGTGGCTGACTGTGTTCCTGGGCTGGCATTCTGCCCCAGCATCCTCTGATAACAGAAATGGCACATAGCCATGCTCAGTGCACTAGAGATGAGGCCAGTACCCTGCCTTGCTGCTCTTTAATGAGAGCAGCTGTCTGCAAACATAGCAGGGGCCAGAGGCATGCAAAGGCAGCTAAAGCAGCCATTTCAAAGCTCAAGGTAAGATGATCCAGCACACGGaggtgggtgctgcaggaggcccagcaggaccctgctcccttccccaaAAAGGGCAGAGgtgtgcagcccagcctgcaagGCCAGGGAGCACCCTGGATCTCACCGCTCCATGGTTCTTAGCTTGTTTCGCAGCCGGCGAGCCTCCTCCTTTGAGCTTCTGTtatcctcctgctgctgctccaggaatttCATCTGCTTCTGCAGGAAAGCAAGCACACCCAGCCCGCTAGTGAGGCTCCAGGGATTGTTGGAGAAACATCCCAGCTTATGTG from Haemorhous mexicanus isolate bHaeMex1 chromosome 11, bHaeMex1.pri, whole genome shotgun sequence includes:
- the TRAIP gene encoding E3 ubiquitin-protein ligase TRAIP isoform X1, giving the protein MPIRAHCTICSDFFDNERDVAAVPCGHTFHQACLFQWFDTAPSRTCPQCRNQVSKRHIISKLFFDVTLDEQAVPDAETLQNELDKVKAQLSLKEKEKRECQAVVDGLRDTLDVRNATIESLQKMLGETEMLCSSLKKQMKFLEQQQEDNRSSKEEARRLRNKLRTMERIELLLQSQRSEVEEMIRDMGVGQAAVEQLAIYCVSLKKEYENLKEARKISGEMTEKLKKELFSVNSKLQKTTSELDKTKEELKSTQKDLKNADKEILSLKKKIDILQDTLKVPSVTRETLSRLVLESPAPMELQHPKLHRPAHSDEINLDATFDVATPEHQPCTAPIGPAKRQKLDKKPPPVVNLAKKVLKEAVENGADDLEDDALKGLLPAFIRNSFLSKKPSSGGLLGSHRNMGSVRTGYDGMGGRTKFIEPTNLAEIHPLPVRSKKKVSRPASAAPAFSSSSSQARMDTFLL
- the TRAIP gene encoding E3 ubiquitin-protein ligase TRAIP isoform X2 — translated: MPIRAHCTICSDFFDNERDVAAVPCGHTFHQACLFQWFDTAPSRTCPQCRNQVSKRHIISKLFFDVTLDEQAVPDAETLQNELDKVKAQLSLKEKEKRECQAVVDGLRDTLDVRNATIESLQKMLGETEMLCSSLKKQMKFLEQQQEDNRSSKEEARRLRNKLRTMERIELLLQSQRSEVEEMIRDMGVGQAAVEQLAIYCVSLKKEYENLKEARKISGEMTEKLKKELFSVNSKSLKKKIDILQDTLKVPSVTRETLSRLVLESPAPMELQHPKLHRPAHSDEINLDATFDVATPEHQPCTAPIGPAKRQKLDKKPPPVVNLAKKVLKEAVENGADDLEDDALKGLLPAFIRNSFLSKKPSSGGLLGSHRNMGSVRTGYDGMGGRTKFIEPTNLAEIHPLPVRSKKKVSRPASAAPAFSSSSSQARMDTFLL